A window of the Acetobacteraceae bacterium genome harbors these coding sequences:
- a CDS encoding NnrS family protein, whose translation MMTQKDSLPPLLRFGFRPFFLCAGLWAVLSVLIWMLNPFGLSGQQIGGLENLPAYLWHGHEMTFGFLFAVIAGFLLTASSHWSGFNPAKGIFLGILVLLWVLGRLFFYAGSLYPAAFFDVGFDLTLLAAVTRVILKARLWRNLIIVFLLSLPAFLNLDFYLIQTGVLPFDSAVPCEGALAVFFMFTFLIAGRIIPVFAPNALPNLKIKSSPKLDKASLLSGAVSLFLWGISAYQKSAEMGWLCTFVFLITSVIHSKRFSNWNPKESFKNSMIFVLYLSYAWIIISFLLMALESQHLILRTMSVHVMGLGAVSMAVAGMMCRVTRGHTGREIKAEKAEMIFFVMLSLSMILRLISTIPQVMASLTAFLTLLNASATCFIIGFLAFLWRYGPFLCRNRADGKNG comes from the coding sequence ATGATGACACAGAAAGATTCCCTCCCTCCTCTTTTACGTTTTGGCTTTCGGCCTTTCTTCCTTTGCGCTGGCCTTTGGGCTGTTTTGAGCGTTTTGATTTGGATGCTCAATCCATTCGGCCTTTCGGGACAGCAAATCGGTGGATTGGAAAATTTGCCTGCCTATCTCTGGCATGGACACGAAATGACCTTTGGCTTCCTCTTTGCCGTGATTGCAGGCTTTCTCCTCACCGCCAGCAGCCACTGGTCAGGCTTTAACCCTGCCAAAGGGATTTTTTTAGGAATTTTAGTCCTTCTCTGGGTGTTGGGACGGCTCTTCTTTTACGCTGGAAGCCTTTACCCTGCGGCCTTTTTTGATGTTGGGTTTGATCTTACCCTTTTAGCGGCGGTTACCCGTGTCATTTTAAAAGCCCGCCTCTGGCGCAACCTTATCATCGTCTTTTTGCTGAGCTTGCCTGCTTTCCTCAATCTTGATTTTTACCTGATTCAAACAGGTGTTCTGCCTTTTGACTCTGCTGTGCCATGCGAGGGGGCTTTGGCAGTCTTCTTTATGTTCACTTTCTTGATTGCAGGACGCATCATTCCTGTTTTTGCGCCCAATGCGCTTCCCAATCTCAAGATCAAATCTTCACCCAAATTAGATAAGGCCTCCCTGCTTTCAGGGGCAGTTTCACTCTTTCTCTGGGGAATTTCTGCCTATCAGAAATCAGCAGAAATGGGCTGGCTTTGCACTTTTGTCTTTCTCATCACGTCTGTGATTCATTCCAAGCGGTTTTCAAACTGGAATCCAAAGGAAAGCTTTAAAAACAGCATGATTTTCGTGCTTTACCTTAGCTACGCTTGGATTATCATCTCCTTCCTCCTCATGGCCCTCGAAAGCCAGCATCTGATCCTCCGCACGATGAGCGTTCATGTCATGGGACTGGGCGCAGTCAGCATGGCAGTTGCCGGCATGATGTGCCGTGTCACCAGAGGCCATACAGGACGGGAGATTAAAGCTGAAAAAGCCGAGATGATTTTCTTTGTGATGCTCTCCCTCTCCATGATTTTACGCCTGATTTCCACCATTCCGCAGGTCATGGCCTCTTTGACCGCCTTTCTAACTTTGCTCAATGCGTCTGCGACCTGTTTTATCATTGGATTTTTAGCTTTTCTGTGGCGTTACGGCCCTTTCCTGTGCCGTAATCGGGCAGATGGTAAAAATGGATAG
- a CDS encoding FRG domain-containing protein produces the protein MKMTKNPEKPEKIESVEDCLKAVAYLSSNTDKAHKLFFRGHGEAGWDLIPNLFRSENGTENLAPYEKRILGEMISRRPEEFSKDSSMFERLVRAQHYELPTRLLDLTLSPLVALFFACSSHEEGNGELISFAKTKSEIKYYDSHTVSCLAHLRVLSDFGNYKQKLQQIREKGNDFQNKIRKLQNEHSHNLKNDLSDLPDWTAFDKVLIPFLNEIFKVYDEDYLTKLQTLWENREQEFNHFTSTEQLKRMRIEQAFPQISETTDEYIINIIYSASNHIFRQTKEGQKLYHSITDERPGFQNKINLEDLFQPLFVYPKQSNPRIIAQQGAFLLFGLEEKIEKENEESLKIERFAIPHSAKAHILKQLDNLGINKSFIYPELANLSSYLIDEIKSESR, from the coding sequence ATGAAGATGACAAAAAATCCTGAAAAGCCAGAAAAAATTGAATCTGTTGAAGATTGCCTCAAGGCGGTTGCTTATTTAAGTTCAAACACAGACAAAGCGCACAAACTCTTTTTTCGTGGGCATGGTGAAGCTGGCTGGGATTTAATCCCGAACCTGTTTCGTTCAGAGAACGGAACAGAAAATCTAGCACCTTACGAAAAACGTATTTTAGGGGAAATGATTTCCCGAAGACCTGAGGAGTTTTCAAAAGATAGCAGCATGTTTGAACGCCTTGTTCGGGCGCAACATTATGAACTGCCAACCCGTCTGCTTGACCTTACCCTAAGTCCTCTCGTTGCCCTCTTTTTCGCTTGCTCTTCTCATGAAGAAGGAAACGGAGAACTGATTAGCTTTGCTAAAACCAAATCGGAAATCAAATATTACGATAGCCACACAGTCAGTTGTTTAGCGCATCTCAGAGTTCTTTCTGATTTTGGAAATTATAAGCAAAAACTTCAACAAATAAGGGAGAAAGGGAACGATTTTCAAAACAAAATACGGAAGCTTCAAAACGAGCACTCACATAACCTCAAAAATGACTTAAGTGACCTCCCTGACTGGACAGCGTTTGATAAGGTTTTAATTCCATTCTTAAATGAAATTTTTAAGGTCTATGATGAGGATTATCTAACAAAACTACAGACGTTATGGGAAAATCGGGAACAAGAGTTTAACCATTTTACCTCTACTGAACAATTAAAAAGAATGCGAATTGAACAAGCCTTTCCACAAATCTCAGAAACGACAGACGAGTATATTATTAACATCATTTACTCGGCTTCCAATCATATATTTAGACAAACCAAGGAAGGCCAAAAACTATACCATTCTATAACTGACGAGCGCCCTGGATTTCAGAACAAAATCAACCTAGAGGATTTATTTCAGCCCCTGTTCGTCTATCCCAAACAAAGTAATCCTCGGATTATTGCACAGCAAGGGGCTTTTCTGCTTTTTGGCTTAGAAGAAAAAATTGAAAAAGAGAACGAGGAATCTTTAAAGATAGAGCGTTTTGCAATTCCTCACAGTGCAAAAGCTCATATTTTAAAACAACTTGATAATTTGGGGATCAACAAAAGCTTTATCTATCCAGAACTTGCCAATCTTTCCTCTTACCTGATTGACGAAATTAAAAGCGAAAGCCGATAA
- a CDS encoding sel1 repeat family protein, which yields MARSPFKPSKNALKASSYALLASFSLAFCLPVASFCAQTPSPDAAKKLLHPLSQKALNRKPKNPVEPEDTGPKLYGPTAPDAWRAEAENGNQDAVEFSKCMDFVENSDPAQAKTCFEREANKGYTPAVTALGKAYLEGKGVEKNTQEALTYSLRAAKAGDPEAQYNTGLLYLNSDGIMPNFHKALYYLQRSANQQYSPAEYNLAILYLKGIKGVKQNTIVGMRYLQAAADHNDAHAAELLSRPDELKGFKGE from the coding sequence ATGGCACGTTCTCCGTTTAAACCGTCGAAAAATGCTTTGAAAGCCTCTTCCTATGCGCTTTTAGCCAGTTTTTCCCTTGCTTTTTGCCTGCCGGTGGCTTCTTTTTGCGCCCAAACGCCCTCTCCAGATGCGGCTAAAAAACTTCTTCATCCGCTGTCTCAAAAAGCCCTCAACCGCAAACCCAAAAACCCTGTTGAACCCGAGGATACAGGGCCAAAACTTTATGGGCCAACCGCCCCCGATGCGTGGCGAGCAGAGGCCGAAAACGGCAATCAAGATGCCGTGGAATTTTCCAAATGTATGGATTTTGTAGAAAACAGCGACCCTGCGCAAGCCAAAACCTGTTTTGAGAGGGAAGCCAATAAGGGCTATACGCCAGCCGTTACCGCTCTTGGCAAAGCCTATTTAGAAGGAAAAGGGGTCGAGAAAAACACCCAAGAAGCGCTAACCTATTCCCTTAGGGCCGCCAAAGCAGGCGATCCCGAGGCGCAATATAATACAGGTCTTTTGTACCTCAACAGCGACGGGATTATGCCCAATTTCCATAAGGCACTTTATTACCTCCAGCGTTCTGCCAATCAGCAATATAGCCCTGCGGAATATAACCTCGCTATTCTCTATTTAAAGGGAATTAAAGGCGTGAAACAAAACACCATTGTCGGCATGCGCTATCTCCAAGCCGCCGCCGACCATAATGATGCCCACGCCGCAGAACTCCTCAGCCGCCCCGATGAACTCAAAGGCTTTAAGGGAGAATGA
- a CDS encoding dUTP diphosphatase, whose amino-acid sequence MSKAYQISFSILEDLPYADKVVFPTKSTQYSSGYDLHSAVDKIIPAGKYVMIPTGLRVHLENDSPIDMQVRSRSGLAAKHGIFTLNSPGTIDQDYEGELKVILMNLGEKDFEVKAGDRIAQAVFCLLANVELPEATVHDKERGKGGFGSTGIGEKKA is encoded by the coding sequence ATGTCTAAAGCCTATCAGATCTCCTTTTCGATTTTAGAAGACCTTCCTTATGCCGATAAGGTGGTTTTTCCTACGAAATCGACCCAGTATAGCTCTGGCTATGACCTTCATTCCGCTGTGGATAAGATTATTCCAGCTGGCAAGTATGTGATGATTCCAACAGGACTGAGAGTGCATCTTGAAAATGATAGCCCGATTGATATGCAGGTACGGAGCCGTTCTGGCCTCGCTGCAAAACATGGGATTTTTACGTTGAATTCTCCGGGTACGATTGATCAGGATTATGAGGGGGAACTCAAAGTGATTTTGATGAATTTAGGGGAAAAAGATTTTGAAGTGAAAGCAGGCGACCGCATCGCCCAAGCGGTCTTTTGCCTCTTGGCGAATGTGGAACTCCCAGAAGCGACCGTGCATGACAAAGAGCGTGGCAAAGGCGGCTTTGGCTCAACCGGCATTGGGGAGAAAAAAGCCTAA
- a CDS encoding Abi family protein, which yields MEIYLVSVKSVLNLYEFDRKLRLHLAGALDIIEISLRGTIAYRFAMEHGSHGHLNPDNYTFKDNYKGDWKIVPIWAAIEVIPFGTLSVFLASIKSNEDKKAISHFYKLPALHLLPSITRHLAYTRNLCAHHSRLWNRHMRVPFTIPKFIMKQHCIKDENNQIIGDKKLYPTLLICDYLLKTIDPESQWSKKLNRLFAKHPHIDFQAMGFPTKREYASLSNPPINPYSEK from the coding sequence ATAGAAATATATCTTGTATCAGTTAAAAGTGTTCTTAATCTCTATGAGTTCGACCGTAAGTTGCGCCTGCATTTAGCTGGTGCTTTAGATATTATTGAAATATCTTTAAGAGGTACGATCGCTTATAGATTTGCAATGGAGCATGGTTCTCATGGCCATCTCAATCCAGATAACTACACTTTTAAAGATAATTATAAAGGTGATTGGAAAATTGTTCCCATATGGGCAGCGATTGAGGTTATTCCGTTTGGAACTCTTTCTGTATTCCTTGCAAGTATTAAAAGTAATGAAGATAAGAAAGCGATTTCTCATTTCTATAAGCTACCAGCTCTTCATTTATTACCAAGTATTACACGTCATTTAGCGTACACTCGTAATTTATGTGCGCACCATAGCCGTCTCTGGAATAGACATATGAGAGTGCCATTTACTATTCCAAAGTTTATTATGAAGCAGCATTGTATTAAAGATGAGAATAATCAGATTATTGGTGACAAGAAGCTTTATCCAACTTTATTGATCTGTGACTATTTGTTGAAAACTATTGATCCTGAATCTCAGTGGTCAAAGAAACTTAACAGACTCTTTGCTAAGCATCCGCATATCGATTTTCAAGCGATGGGCTTCCCAACAAAGAGAGAGTACGCTTCGCTAAGTAACCCTCCCATTAATCCTTATAGTGAAAAATAA
- a CDS encoding molybdopterin molybdotransferase MoeA, whose translation MKISTKEAERHVKAAGFTLGSEKVPLSESFGRILAEDLVAEADNPPFDRVTLDGVVCRKSAKFPLEIVGCARAGGKTLTLPEGDEMCMEAMTGASMPKGAELIIPVEEIDKKDGFVTLKDGVSLTISPKRVPFWQGEDAKKGDLLLSKGYEIKSATAAVLAGNGFDTVLVAKIPKIQMLITGDELVAVNQKLGDGQVRRSNDTMIAALLANAGFTDVEISLVRDDQAETERAVREALEKCDVLLLSGGVSKGNFDYVPAALEKSHVKKIFHGVKQRPGSPLFFGTTPKNQIVFGLPGNPLAALSSAARYLIPCLEQAQGRVMPSVQTVLLDKAVKAHSVSSRFVPVCFDLHERGLVHVKEINAGDLFSTAGTDGLVEILPLEGEKDSFYQKGQSVDFYKW comes from the coding sequence ATGAAAATCAGTACAAAAGAGGCAGAGCGCCACGTTAAAGCGGCAGGATTTACGTTAGGATCAGAGAAAGTGCCGCTTTCTGAATCTTTTGGACGGATTTTGGCAGAGGATTTGGTCGCAGAGGCGGATAATCCTCCTTTTGACCGGGTCACATTGGATGGGGTTGTCTGCCGTAAAAGCGCTAAATTTCCGCTTGAAATTGTGGGCTGTGCCAGAGCTGGCGGTAAGACGCTGACATTGCCAGAGGGTGATGAAATGTGCATGGAGGCCATGACGGGCGCTTCGATGCCAAAAGGGGCAGAACTCATTATCCCTGTTGAGGAAATTGATAAAAAAGACGGGTTTGTTACGCTCAAAGATGGCGTTTCTCTCACCATTTCGCCAAAACGTGTGCCTTTCTGGCAGGGGGAAGATGCGAAAAAAGGCGATTTGCTTTTATCAAAGGGCTATGAGATTAAATCCGCCACGGCCGCTGTTTTGGCAGGCAACGGATTTGATACGGTTTTGGTCGCTAAAATTCCAAAAATCCAGATGCTGATTACAGGAGATGAGCTGGTTGCGGTCAATCAGAAGCTGGGAGACGGACAAGTCCGCCGTTCCAACGATACGATGATTGCGGCGCTTTTGGCGAATGCAGGCTTTACAGATGTTGAAATCTCACTTGTGAGAGATGATCAGGCAGAGACCGAACGTGCCGTCCGGGAAGCCTTAGAAAAATGTGACGTTCTTTTGTTAAGCGGCGGCGTTTCTAAGGGAAATTTTGATTATGTGCCAGCGGCGCTTGAAAAATCCCATGTTAAGAAAATTTTTCATGGTGTGAAACAGCGTCCGGGATCGCCTCTCTTTTTTGGCACAACGCCTAAAAATCAGATTGTTTTCGGCCTGCCCGGAAATCCGCTTGCAGCCTTGAGTTCGGCGGCACGTTATTTGATTCCTTGTTTGGAACAGGCGCAAGGGCGTGTGATGCCTTCTGTGCAAACGGTTCTGTTGGACAAGGCGGTCAAGGCCCATTCGGTTTCCAGCCGTTTTGTGCCAGTGTGTTTTGACCTGCATGAACGGGGCCTTGTGCATGTCAAAGAGATCAATGCAGGGGATCTTTTTTCAACCGCAGGGACAGACGGTCTCGTTGAAATTCTCCCCTTAGAAGGGGAGAAAGACAGTTTCTATCAAAAGGGGCAGAGCGTCGATTTTTATAAATGGTAA
- a CDS encoding aminotransferase class I/II-fold pyridoxal phosphate-dependent enzyme has product MDRDTQSDALKEANSQKNFMSDNTAPMDEAVLQALLQANQCNEAPYGNDSYSALLEQRFNALFNTNLKVFPIATGTGANALCLNAFVQPWGAVICDQASHIDNDEGGAPEFYMGGGKIYTLPSKDGKITPEALKKALLENREKGVLSPPIQALSLSQTTEFGTLYTKEELQALVSVAREFGLLVHLDGARLGNAVAALGCDVAEISSDIGIDAVVFGMGKAGAMAVECLVVFETERTRQALKSLPHLRKRSGQTWAKGRFMAVQALTMLENDRWLENSRHANEMAKKLLAGLKEAQSAGKLDLSFPYPTQANEIFLVTSAKCLDKLEEEGFSFYRFPVKESCKAKISYILNPETARFVTSFYTKEDDIEALLKALNKLS; this is encoded by the coding sequence ATGGATAGGGACACACAAAGCGATGCGTTGAAGGAAGCAAATTCCCAAAAGAATTTTATGAGCGATAATACCGCCCCAATGGATGAAGCGGTTCTTCAAGCACTCCTCCAAGCCAACCAATGCAATGAAGCCCCTTACGGTAATGATTCCTATTCTGCTCTTTTAGAACAGCGCTTTAATGCCCTTTTCAATACCAATCTTAAAGTCTTTCCAATTGCGACAGGGACAGGCGCAAATGCGCTTTGCCTCAACGCCTTTGTTCAGCCTTGGGGCGCTGTGATTTGCGATCAAGCCAGCCATATCGACAATGATGAAGGGGGTGCGCCTGAATTTTATATGGGGGGCGGGAAAATTTACACACTCCCTTCCAAAGATGGCAAAATCACACCAGAAGCGCTTAAAAAAGCGCTCCTCGAAAACCGTGAAAAAGGCGTTCTATCGCCACCAATCCAAGCCCTTTCGCTCTCCCAAACCACTGAATTTGGCACGCTTTACACCAAAGAGGAACTCCAGGCACTCGTCTCAGTCGCACGGGAATTTGGGCTTTTAGTGCATTTAGATGGGGCACGTTTGGGAAATGCGGTGGCGGCACTTGGCTGTGACGTGGCCGAGATCAGTTCTGATATTGGCATTGATGCGGTCGTTTTTGGGATGGGCAAGGCTGGCGCAATGGCGGTTGAATGTCTGGTCGTTTTTGAAACAGAACGTACCCGGCAAGCCCTGAAATCTCTCCCCCATCTTCGCAAGCGCAGCGGTCAAACCTGGGCAAAAGGCCGTTTCATGGCCGTTCAAGCTTTAACAATGTTAGAAAATGACCGTTGGCTTGAAAATTCACGCCATGCCAATGAGATGGCGAAAAAACTCTTAGCAGGCTTGAAAGAAGCTCAAAGTGCAGGGAAACTCGACCTTTCTTTCCCTTATCCAACGCAGGCAAATGAGATTTTCCTCGTTACCAGTGCAAAATGTCTCGATAAATTGGAAGAAGAAGGTTTCAGTTTTTACCGCTTCCCCGTTAAGGAAAGCTGTAAGGCAAAAATTTCCTATATTTTAAATCCTGAAACAGCCCGTTTTGTGACAAGTTTCTACACAAAAGAAGACGATATTGAAGCGCTCCTCAAAGCGCTCAACAAGCTCTCCTAA
- a CDS encoding LemA family protein, giving the protein MANELDEITGSVNQEGRDVHVIEKQLPVTIGVGSLLFEMSLWVVGFIPAILLYVGHVLPQDQALWVGLLGFLPGPVFLWMKAQAKATLNKLQQRIQADASQIDHFLEQRVIVLENVVGLLDKSIELDKSVMEKVTAYRSGITPAQDGERNAVAQNLNQAFSLVRATAEAYPDLKSQSVIADAMRQNTYLQQEITAARGLYNDAVLLWNEAIFDWPTKQIIAARAHYTSRIPFTVSAETREAARSKFF; this is encoded by the coding sequence ATGGCAAACGAGCTGGACGAAATCACGGGTTCTGTCAATCAAGAAGGGCGGGACGTGCATGTTATTGAAAAGCAGCTCCCTGTTACCATTGGGGTTGGTTCGCTTCTTTTTGAAATGTCGCTTTGGGTCGTGGGATTTATTCCAGCGATTTTACTTTATGTTGGCCATGTATTGCCACAGGATCAGGCGCTTTGGGTTGGGCTTTTAGGATTTTTGCCAGGTCCTGTCTTTTTATGGATGAAGGCGCAGGCAAAGGCGACCTTGAACAAGCTTCAGCAGCGTATTCAGGCAGATGCCTCCCAAATTGACCATTTTTTAGAACAGCGTGTGATTGTGCTGGAAAATGTGGTCGGGCTGCTCGATAAATCTATTGAATTAGATAAAAGCGTGATGGAAAAAGTCACCGCTTACCGCAGTGGAATTACGCCTGCGCAGGACGGGGAGCGTAATGCGGTTGCCCAGAATCTCAATCAGGCGTTTTCTCTTGTCCGGGCAACGGCAGAGGCCTATCCAGATTTAAAATCGCAGTCTGTGATTGCGGATGCGATGCGCCAAAACACCTATCTCCAACAGGAAATTACAGCAGCGCGTGGCCTGTATAATGATGCGGTTTTACTTTGGAATGAGGCGATTTTTGATTGGCCGACCAAGCAAATTATCGCCGCAAGAGCGCATTATACCAGCCGTATTCCTTTTACTGTTTCCGCTGAGACCAGAGAGGCGGCACGGAGCAAGTTCTTTTGA